One Cucumis sativus cultivar 9930 chromosome 1, Cucumber_9930_V3, whole genome shotgun sequence DNA segment encodes these proteins:
- the LOC101215911 gene encoding isoleucine N-monooxygenase 1, producing MEVALIYITQLIYQNFPVAITSTTFIIFLFMAFTSFFFFQCYNRIGRHTNLQPPLPPGPKPWPLVGCLPAMLSRNNSSTHEWIHSIMKQFNVEIASIRLGNTYLIPVTSPELALEFLKTYDSVFGSRSSISKDVDMLTGGCVSAILSPSGPQWRKMKRILTSEILNPSTLHRVLGQRTAEADALLHYIFNQTCKNGGGAVINVRSITQHYCGNIVRRMVFNRRYYGKGREDGGPTFEEEEHNQALLTIVRHVNSFSISDFMPCLKPFDLDGHQKIMKNALNVLGKYDERIIKERVQQWKNDKKIKGVEDILDILISLEDDDGNSLLSIEEIKTQIMDIQIATIDNPSNAVEWAMAELLNQPKVLEKAIEELDKVVGRERLVQESDIPKLKYLTSCVRESFRLHPFSPFNVAHVSNSDIVVAGYFIPKGSEVLLSRSGLGRNPRIWEDPMKFDPERHLKDGTVELGISEPTLRFITFTRGRRGCPGSSLGTNITMMLFARLLQGFSWTLLPKFTKTDLPQTNELSLSKPLHLHAKPRLSHDMYQGFIDHQA from the exons ATGGAAGTTGCTTTGATATACATTACTCAATTGATTTACCAAAACTTTCCAGTAGCCATAACCTCCACAACTTTcattatatttctatttatggctttcacttctttcttcttttttcaatgttataACCGCATCGGGAGACACACAAACTTGCAACCACCTCTTCCACCGGGGCCAAAGCCATGGCCTCTTGTTGGCTGCCTCCCAGCAATGTTGTCGAGGAACAACTCTTCAACACACGAATGGATTCACTCAATTATGAAGCAATTCAATGTTGAAATTGCCTCCATACGTCTCGGAAATACTTACTTAATTCCTGTCACTTCTCCAGAACTCGCTCTTGAATTCCTTAAAACATATGATTCTGTCTTTGGATCACGCTCTTCCATTTCCAAAGATGTTGATATGTTAACCGGTGGATGTGTCTCCGCAATATTATCGCCATCGGGACCCCAATGGAGGAAGATGAAACGAATTCTCACATCAGAGATACTCAATCCATCAACTCTCCATCGAGTGCTTGGCCAAAGAACCGCTGAAGCCGATGCTCTTTTACACTATATTTTCAACCAAACATGTAAAAATGGAGGAGGTGCAGTGATTAACGTTAGAAGCATAACACAGCATTATTGCGGTAACATTGTTAGGAGAATGGTATTCAATAGAAGATACTATGGCAAAGGGAGGGAAGATGGCGGCCCAacttttgaagaagaagagcatAATCAAGCATTGTTGACCATTGTTAGGCAtgttaattcattttcaatatcaGATTTCATGCCTTGTTTGAAGCCTTTTGATTTAGATGGACATcaaaaaattatgaagaaCGCTTTGAATGTCCTTGGAAAATATGATGAGCGGATTATAAAAGAGAGAGTGCAACAATGgaaaaatgacaagaaaataaaaggggTAGAAGACATTCTTGATATCCTCATTTCACTTGAAGATGACGATGGAAATTCCTTATTGTCAATAGAAGAGATCAAGACTCAAATCATG gaCATACAAATTGCTACGATAGATAATCCTTCAAATGCAGTGGAATGGGCAATGGCAGAATTACTCAATCAACCAAAAGTTCTCGAAAAAGCTATTGAAGAATTGGATAAAGTAGTTGGAAGGGAGAGATTGGTTCAAGAATCGGATATTCCGAAACTCAAGTATCTCACATCTTGTGTTAGAGAATCTTTTCGACTTCATCCATTTTCACCCTTCAATGTTGCTCATGTGTCCAACTCTGACATTGTTGTGGCTGGCTACTTTATTCCCAAAGGAAGTGAAGTGTTGCTAAGTCGTTCAGGTCTTGGTCGAAATCCAAGGATTTGGGAGGATCCAATGAAATTTGATCCAGAACGTCATCTAAAAGATGGGACAGTTGAATTGGGAATTTCAGAACCCACTTTGCGATTCATCACCTTCACTAGAGGGAGAAGAGGTTGTCCTGGTAGCTCACTAGGAACTAACATTACCATGATGTTATTTGCTAGACTTCTCCAAGGATTTTCATGGACTCTATTGCCAAAATTCACAAAGACTGACTTACCTCAAACCAATGAATTATCTCTATCCAAACCATTGCATTTGCATGCAAAGCCACGTTTATCTCATGATATGTACCAAGGCTTTATCGACCATCAAGCATAA